In Nymphalis io chromosome 13, ilAglIoxx1.1, whole genome shotgun sequence, one genomic interval encodes:
- the LOC126772874 gene encoding ADP-ribosylation factor-like protein 6-interacting protein 4 produces the protein MGKEKSKKRRRSSSSSSTSSNSSREKKKLRKLKKKLKKEQKKTEKILKKKLRDEKKKLNKKKQEDRGQSIDSKHKIEESSADIPLELMERSKAMAPMTKEEWEKRQSIVRRVQDEETGRYRLIKGDGEVLEEIVSRDRHKQINRQATMADGDFFQSQTVEKQRIK, from the exons atgggaaaagaaaaatcaaaaaaaCGACGGCGTTCGTCGTCTTCAAGTTCAACCAGTTCTAATTCAAGTCGCGAAAAGAAAAAACTAcgcaaattaaaaaagaaattaaagaaaGAGCAAAAGAAAACggaaaaaattcttaaaaagaaACTTAGAGACGAAAAAAAGAAACTTAATAAAAAGAAGCAGGAAGATAGAGGTCAAAGCATCGATAGTAAACACAAAATAGAAGAATCATCAGCTGATATTCCTTTGG aaCTAATGGAAAGGTCTAAAGCTATGGCTCCTATGACTAAAGAAGAGTGGGAAAAACGACAGAGCATAGTCAGAAGGGTGCAAGATGAAGAAACCGGCAGATACAG GTTAATAAAAGGTGATGGTGAAGTGTTAGAAGAAATTGTGTCAAGGGACAGGCATAAGCAGATCAACAGGCAAGCTACAATGGCTGATGGAGATTTCTTTCAGTCTCAAACTGTGGAAAAACAAAGGATCAAATAA